Proteins co-encoded in one Ralstonia sp. RRA genomic window:
- the rodA gene encoding rod shape-determining protein RodA: MDKRRIFNVIKSLFTGFDVPLALIVFLLLGTGLVALYSAAIDMPGRVEDQVRNILLSFVLMWIIANLPQQTLMRFAVPLYTVGVALLIGVAAFGLIRKGARRWLNIGVVVQPSEIMKIAMPLMLAWYFQKREGVIHWYDYLAAALLLLIPVGLIAKQPDLGTALLVLAAGIYVIYFAGLSWRLIVPVLVIAVTAITLVVSFESRICAPGVNWPILHDYQQHRVCTLLDPTTDPLGKGFHTIQSIIAIGSGGVTGKGWLKGTQTHLEFIPEKHTDFIFAVYSEEFGLVGNGILLFLYLLLIIRGLFIAANAGTLFGRLLAGSITLIFFTYAFVNMGMVSGILPVVGVPLPLISYGGTALVTLGMGIGILMSIARQKRFVQT; this comes from the coding sequence CTGGACAAGCGCCGCATATTCAACGTCATCAAGTCGCTCTTCACCGGCTTTGACGTGCCGCTGGCACTGATCGTGTTTCTGCTGCTGGGCACGGGATTGGTCGCACTGTATTCGGCCGCCATCGACATGCCGGGCCGGGTGGAAGACCAGGTCCGCAACATCCTGCTGTCGTTCGTGCTGATGTGGATCATCGCCAACCTGCCGCAACAGACGTTGATGCGCTTTGCGGTGCCGCTGTACACCGTTGGCGTGGCGCTATTGATTGGCGTGGCGGCATTCGGGTTGATCCGCAAGGGCGCGCGGCGGTGGCTGAACATCGGCGTGGTGGTGCAGCCTTCCGAGATCATGAAGATCGCCATGCCGCTCATGCTGGCGTGGTACTTCCAGAAACGCGAGGGCGTGATCCACTGGTATGACTATTTAGCGGCGGCCTTGCTGCTGCTGATTCCCGTCGGCCTGATCGCCAAGCAGCCGGACCTGGGGACGGCGCTGCTGGTGCTGGCCGCCGGCATCTACGTGATCTACTTTGCCGGCCTGTCGTGGCGGCTGATCGTGCCGGTGCTGGTGATTGCCGTGACGGCGATCACGCTGGTGGTGTCGTTCGAGTCGCGCATCTGCGCACCGGGCGTGAACTGGCCGATCCTGCACGACTACCAGCAGCATCGCGTGTGCACGCTGCTGGACCCGACCACCGACCCGCTGGGCAAGGGCTTCCACACCATCCAGTCAATCATCGCCATTGGCTCGGGGGGGGTGACGGGCAAAGGGTGGTTGAAGGGCACGCAAACCCACCTGGAGTTCATCCCCGAGAAGCACACCGACTTCATCTTCGCGGTGTATTCGGAAGAATTCGGGCTGGTGGGCAACGGCATCCTGCTCTTCCTGTACCTGCTGCTGATCATTCGCGGCCTGTTCATCGCGGCGAATGCGGGCACGCTGTTCGGGCGATTGCTGGCGGGGTCGATCACGCTGATCTTCTTTACCTACGCCTTCGTCAACATGGGCATGGTGAGCGGCATCCTGCCCGTGGTGGGCGTGCCGCTGCCCCTCATTAGCTACGGTGGGACGGCGCTGGTCACGCTGGGCATGGGCATCGGTATCCTGATGAGCATCGCCCGACAGAAACGCTTCGTGCAGACATAG
- a CDS encoding LysR family transcriptional regulator, with amino-acid sequence MDRLQSMRVFSKVVELGSFARAAQHLSMSNAVVTRYVADLEAHLGTRLLNRTTRSLSLTDVGETYLQRCQQILLDIDEAESLATSRSQALVGGLRIVAPVMFGLHVLPMLLARFQQLYPEVTFDVALSDRPIDIVEDGRDVGIMVSELGLGSHLVARRMISAEMVMAATPAYLRQHSTPQRAEDIAEHRVIAMWHPQLRHEWEMSTPEGQSISVPVQPSLVTSNAELMHRAVLADMGIAILSSYMARPDLESGKLVRVLPQYKLPHRSLSLVYPSRKFLPTKVRTFIDYMLAQAMEVKHSEARAGRGLSEAA; translated from the coding sequence ATGGATCGTTTGCAGTCAATGCGGGTGTTTTCCAAAGTGGTGGAGCTTGGCAGCTTCGCCCGGGCAGCACAGCATCTGTCGATGAGCAATGCCGTGGTCACGCGCTACGTGGCCGATCTGGAGGCGCACCTTGGCACGCGCCTACTCAACCGCACCACGCGCAGCCTGTCGCTGACGGACGTGGGCGAAACCTATCTGCAGCGCTGTCAGCAAATCTTGCTCGACATCGACGAGGCAGAGTCGCTCGCCACCTCGCGCAGCCAAGCGCTGGTGGGCGGCCTACGCATCGTCGCGCCGGTGATGTTCGGGCTGCACGTCTTACCGATGCTGCTGGCGCGCTTCCAGCAGCTCTATCCCGAGGTGACGTTTGACGTGGCGCTGTCCGATCGCCCGATCGACATCGTGGAAGACGGCCGCGATGTCGGCATCATGGTGTCAGAACTGGGCCTGGGCTCGCACCTGGTGGCGCGCCGCATGATCTCCGCCGAGATGGTGATGGCGGCCACGCCCGCCTACCTGCGCCAGCACTCCACGCCGCAGCGCGCGGAAGACATTGCCGAGCACCGCGTCATCGCCATGTGGCACCCGCAACTGCGTCACGAGTGGGAAATGAGCACGCCCGAAGGTCAGTCGATCTCGGTGCCGGTGCAGCCCTCGCTTGTCACCAGCAATGCCGAGCTGATGCACCGCGCGGTGCTGGCCGACATGGGCATCGCAATCTTGTCGTCGTACATGGCGCGGCCGGATCTGGAATCGGGCAAGCTGGTGCGCGTGCTGCCACAGTACAAGCTGCCGCACCGGTCGCTATCGCTGGTGTACCCGAGCCGCAAATTCCTGCCGACCAAGGTTCGCACCTTTATCGACTACATGCTGGCCCAGGCGATGGAGGTCAAGCACAGCGAAGCACGTGCCGGCCGAGGCCTGAGCGAAGCCGCGTAA
- a CDS encoding AMP-binding protein, with translation MTIQNREPVDYLAGEMPLHRYCAHHAQQTPERIALLWYGRTICWRELDQLATRLAVQLQRLGVARGDRVALFLQNCPQAILAHLATAKLGGIVVPCGPLSRQHELRDQLADSGAKVLVAAADLMPIVEAARPGTSVSTVITTRYADLQPSQPACRKALAVPPELIAADASSAPPIKNKPGAAQLDLMQLLAEPVDVAERNAVTAIQVDLDEVALMIYTSGTTGRPKGAMLTHRNALYKTAVTAQVSGVQASDVLLAVAPLSHIAGMLMGMNVMLYSGATTILLYRFDPLAVLQAIDRYRVTRWYSMTPMNLAVMAHPDAAQYRMESLVANPCTSFGVTLTEAIAEQWRAFAGRQCSIYEAAYGLSETHTCDAITPPDAPRWGWHGKIVPQTEVRIVDPHTGAELPPGQAGEITIRSPGVFRGYWQRDEATRAALQNGFLHTGDIGQLSPDGYLQWQGRIKEMIKVSGYSVFPEEVEALLSRHPGIRQVAVTPIPDPDKGEVVCAHVVPMNGVTLTEAELIAWSRDNMAPYKVPRRVKFHDALPATSTGKVLRRLLREEALAA, from the coding sequence ATGACGATCCAGAACCGCGAACCGGTTGACTACCTGGCAGGTGAAATGCCGCTGCACCGGTATTGCGCCCACCATGCGCAGCAGACACCCGAGCGGATCGCTCTGCTCTGGTACGGTCGTACGATCTGCTGGCGCGAGCTGGACCAGCTTGCGACCCGGCTGGCGGTGCAGTTGCAGCGGCTGGGCGTGGCGCGCGGCGACCGCGTGGCGCTGTTCCTGCAGAACTGCCCGCAGGCCATCCTGGCGCATCTGGCTACGGCCAAGCTGGGCGGCATCGTCGTGCCGTGCGGGCCGCTGTCGCGTCAGCATGAGTTGCGCGACCAGCTGGCCGATTCCGGCGCGAAGGTGCTGGTGGCGGCCGCAGACCTGATGCCGATTGTCGAGGCTGCCCGGCCGGGCACCTCGGTTTCCACCGTTATCACCACGCGCTATGCCGATCTGCAGCCGTCGCAGCCGGCATGCCGCAAGGCGCTGGCGGTGCCGCCCGAACTGATCGCGGCCGATGCCTCGTCCGCGCCGCCGATCAAGAACAAGCCCGGCGCCGCGCAGCTTGACCTGATGCAGTTGCTGGCCGAGCCGGTGGATGTGGCCGAACGCAACGCCGTGACCGCCATCCAGGTCGATCTGGACGAGGTGGCCCTGATGATCTACACGTCGGGCACCACCGGCCGCCCCAAGGGCGCGATGCTCACGCACCGTAATGCCCTGTACAAGACTGCCGTGACGGCGCAGGTGAGCGGTGTTCAGGCGTCCGACGTGCTGCTGGCGGTGGCGCCGCTATCGCATATCGCCGGCATGCTGATGGGCATGAACGTGATGCTGTATTCCGGCGCGACCACCATCCTGCTCTATCGCTTCGACCCGCTGGCTGTGCTGCAGGCCATCGACCGCTACCGCGTCACGCGCTGGTACAGCATGACGCCGATGAACCTCGCGGTGATGGCGCACCCGGATGCTGCGCAGTACCGCATGGAATCGCTGGTGGCCAATCCGTGCACGAGCTTTGGCGTGACGTTGACGGAGGCGATTGCCGAGCAGTGGCGCGCCTTTGCGGGTAGGCAGTGCAGCATCTACGAGGCCGCCTACGGCCTATCGGAAACCCACACCTGTGATGCCATCACGCCGCCCGACGCGCCGCGCTGGGGCTGGCACGGCAAGATCGTCCCGCAGACCGAGGTACGCATCGTTGATCCGCACACCGGCGCCGAACTGCCCCCCGGTCAGGCTGGCGAGATCACCATCCGCAGCCCCGGCGTGTTCCGCGGCTACTGGCAGCGCGACGAAGCCACGCGTGCCGCGCTGCAGAACGGCTTCCTGCACACCGGTGACATCGGCCAGCTCTCGCCCGACGGCTATCTGCAATGGCAAGGCCGCATCAAGGAGATGATCAAGGTCTCGGGCTATAGCGTGTTTCCCGAAGAGGTGGAGGCGTTGCTCTCTCGCCACCCGGGCATCCGCCAGGTGGCCGTCACGCCGATCCCCGATCCCGACAAGGGCGAGGTCGTCTGCGCACACGTGGTGCCGATGAACGGTGTCACGCTCACCGAGGCGGAGCTGATTGCCTGGTCGCGCGACAACATGGCGCCGTACAAGGTGCCGCGCCGGGTGAAGTTCCACGATGCGCTGCCGGCCACCTCCACCGGCAAGGTGTTGCGGCGCCTGCTGCGCGAAGAGGCGCTCGCCGCCTGA